A region from the Arcanobacterium buesumense genome encodes:
- the dnaJ gene encoding molecular chaperone DnaJ: protein MADYYHILGVDRNASTEEIKKAYRKLARKLHPDVAGPEGAEKFKEVSEAYDVLSNKEKRQMYDLGGADAVRNGGAGFAGGGFGGNGFGFDGGFGDIFNTFFGGGAGERGPASRMRRGGDSLVGLRLTLEEVVFGVEKKINIDALVQCSTCHGHMSAPGSEPETCSQCHGSGSVQRMTQSILGQMVSVVACPQCQGYGTVITHPCPECAGEGRVRSTRSVTVNIPAGVDNGMRIRMQGWGDAGVAGGPAGDLFLEVDIADDARFAREGDDLIGEIDVPMTSAALGTTFDVETFDGPHTIKIDPGMQAGDVITLNGLGVGRLNRGTRGDLKLKMSVKTPTHLDDEQRALLEQLATLRGEERFSKPVTAGTSVFSKLRDKFTGRSS from the coding sequence GTGGCTGATTATTATCACATCCTGGGTGTAGACCGAAACGCCAGTACAGAGGAAATCAAAAAGGCTTATCGCAAATTGGCACGTAAGCTCCATCCCGACGTCGCCGGGCCAGAAGGTGCGGAAAAATTTAAAGAAGTTTCGGAAGCTTACGATGTGTTATCGAATAAAGAAAAGCGTCAGATGTATGACCTCGGTGGTGCCGACGCAGTTCGTAACGGTGGCGCTGGCTTTGCCGGTGGCGGTTTTGGCGGCAACGGATTCGGTTTCGACGGCGGTTTCGGAGATATTTTCAATACCTTCTTTGGCGGCGGAGCTGGTGAACGTGGGCCGGCATCTCGAATGCGGCGTGGTGGAGATTCGCTTGTTGGGTTGCGCTTAACCTTAGAAGAAGTTGTGTTTGGCGTAGAAAAGAAAATTAATATTGATGCTCTTGTCCAATGTTCGACTTGTCATGGTCATATGAGTGCGCCTGGTAGCGAACCTGAGACGTGTTCCCAGTGCCATGGCAGTGGTTCAGTGCAACGGATGACACAATCTATCCTCGGGCAGATGGTGTCTGTTGTCGCGTGCCCTCAATGCCAAGGCTATGGCACGGTTATCACTCATCCGTGTCCGGAGTGCGCTGGAGAAGGCCGAGTGCGTTCAACTCGATCAGTGACAGTCAATATTCCAGCAGGTGTGGACAATGGCATGCGTATTCGGATGCAAGGTTGGGGGGACGCTGGTGTTGCCGGTGGTCCTGCCGGTGACCTTTTCTTAGAAGTCGATATTGCAGATGATGCACGCTTCGCACGAGAGGGCGACGATTTGATTGGCGAGATTGACGTTCCGATGACGTCAGCTGCGCTCGGGACGACGTTTGATGTTGAAACGTTTGATGGTCCACATACGATTAAGATTGATCCGGGAATGCAAGCAGGGGATGTTATTACCCTGAATGGCTTAGGCGTCGGGCGGTTAAATCGCGGAACCCGTGGAGATTTGAAGTTGAAAATGTCGGTTAAGACTCCTACTCATCTCGACGATGAACAACGCGCTTTACTAGAACAGCTTGCCACCTTGCGTGGTGAAGAGCGTTTTTCTAAGCCAGTTACTGCAGGCACCTCAGTTTTTTCGAAACTGCGCGATAAGTTCACAGGTCGATCCTCATGA
- the hrcA gene encoding heat-inducible transcriptional repressor HrcA produces the protein MTHERRKIVLDAIVRDYVATREPVGSKGIVERHNLGVSPATIRHDMSHLEEAGLIVQPHTSAGRVPTDAGYREFVDSIHELKPLSVAERRAIEKVLSSTQDLDEILARATRVLAKITGQVAVIQYPSLRRTVLRHIELVKLGQFHVLLVIITDEGRVEERTLVLQHPVDQEAIANISMIINTQCAGKQLADVDEALTNVYADVPDKLLSLAETIGSAITHTLSADSEEHVVVAGRKNLTQYNADFNGTISDMLDVLEEQVVLMRMLTHMEEGLAVQIGRENTEVDLDHASVVSTSYSGTNQSSVARLGIIGPTRMDYHHTMSGVHAVATYLSAILSGTYESR, from the coding sequence ATGACTCATGAACGGCGAAAAATCGTCCTTGATGCAATCGTGCGTGACTACGTTGCTACTCGGGAACCGGTAGGGTCTAAAGGTATTGTTGAGCGTCATAACCTCGGAGTTTCACCGGCGACGATTCGTCACGATATGTCACACCTAGAAGAAGCAGGCTTAATCGTCCAACCACATACCTCGGCTGGTCGAGTGCCTACTGATGCTGGTTACCGGGAATTTGTCGATTCTATTCACGAACTGAAACCGCTATCTGTTGCCGAACGTCGAGCAATCGAAAAGGTTTTGTCGTCAACCCAAGATTTAGATGAGATACTTGCACGGGCCACACGAGTACTAGCGAAAATAACCGGACAGGTTGCGGTTATCCAGTACCCATCCTTACGGCGTACCGTTTTGCGCCATATTGAATTAGTGAAGCTAGGGCAATTTCATGTGTTGCTCGTTATTATTACGGATGAAGGACGAGTAGAAGAACGTACTTTGGTTTTGCAACATCCGGTGGACCAGGAGGCTATCGCTAATATTAGTATGATTATCAACACCCAGTGTGCTGGTAAACAACTCGCTGACGTGGACGAGGCTTTAACGAACGTTTACGCTGACGTTCCAGATAAACTTTTGTCCTTAGCCGAAACAATAGGTTCAGCAATTACTCATACGCTTTCCGCTGATTCCGAAGAGCATGTGGTTGTTGCTGGGCGTAAGAATCTGACACAGTACAACGCTGATTTTAACGGCACAATTTCTGATATGCTCGACGTTTTAGAAGAACAAGTTGTGTTAATGCGTATGCTTACTCATATGGAAGAAGGTCTTGCGGTACAGATTGGCCGAGAGAATACCGAAGTTGACCTCGATCATGCCTCGGTTGTGTCCACATCCTATTCAGGAACTAATCAATCTTCAGTTGCTCGGTTGGGAATTATCGGACCAACTCGAATGGACTACCATCACACCATGTCAGGGGTCCATGCGGTGGCAACCTATCTTTCCGCTATCCTGAGCGGAACATATGAATCTCGATAA
- a CDS encoding DUF3097 family protein, giving the protein MNFDRYGSDVLASGMHRRKAARPLPVEVGMVLEDMTTGYVGEVVRVGKVTGQWQMELEDRRGHRRSFELGKGFWYEGVAVDLKPPVAKLVAGREDDVRTVAGKTLTASGSLHVAHKARVARPSRIWVEGKHDAELVAKIWGEDLAYEGIMIEELFGADHLLEVLDVFNPSDTVRAGVLLDHLVPGSKESRIAQAAMLKPGVLVLGHPYVDVWQAVKPHTVGIKAWPVVPREEDIKKGTLARLGWAHETSEDIGLGWKRILDSVRTYTDLEPALLGRMEELIDFVSAGQ; this is encoded by the coding sequence ATGAATTTCGATCGTTATGGTTCTGATGTACTAGCTTCAGGTATGCATCGGCGCAAAGCTGCCCGGCCTCTTCCAGTGGAAGTTGGCATGGTTTTAGAAGATATGACTACCGGATACGTGGGCGAGGTTGTCCGCGTCGGTAAGGTCACTGGCCAATGGCAGATGGAACTAGAAGATCGCCGAGGACATCGTCGATCCTTTGAGCTAGGTAAAGGCTTTTGGTACGAAGGTGTCGCAGTTGACTTGAAACCTCCGGTTGCAAAACTCGTTGCGGGGCGCGAGGACGATGTACGCACAGTTGCCGGAAAAACTCTCACGGCATCAGGCTCTTTGCATGTTGCTCATAAGGCACGCGTTGCCCGTCCATCCCGTATCTGGGTTGAAGGCAAGCATGACGCAGAATTAGTGGCGAAAATCTGGGGTGAAGACTTAGCCTACGAAGGCATTATGATCGAAGAACTGTTTGGCGCCGATCATTTACTTGAGGTACTCGACGTATTTAACCCATCTGACACAGTTCGCGCGGGCGTCCTGCTAGATCACCTAGTTCCAGGATCTAAAGAATCGCGAATTGCCCAAGCAGCGATGCTCAAGCCCGGCGTATTGGTTTTAGGCCATCCGTATGTTGATGTGTGGCAAGCGGTCAAACCACACACGGTTGGCATTAAGGCGTGGCCGGTAGTTCCACGCGAAGAAGATATTAAAAAGGGGACGCTGGCAAGGCTAGGCTGGGCGCACGAAACATCGGAAGATATCGGCCTAGGATGGAAACGAATTCTAGATTCAGTGCGCACTTACACCGATCTCGAACCGGCACTTCTCGGGAGAATGGAAGAACTCATCGATTTTGTGAGCGCCGGGCAATAG